The stretch of DNA CCCAGCAGCTGCCAGTGCACATTAGAAAAGGCTTGTTTGAAacttctgttctgctgctgcctaAACCAAGAGGAGGGTAAACTGAAATAAATTCAAGCCTCCTTTGACCTAATTAGTGAGCTTTTACACGGTCCCGTTTGCCAGTCATAGCTGCTTGTTTACTTCATTCAGCACATCATTTGGAATCAGCACAGTCGGTTCTTCATGGATTCCTGATGGACGTTCGGGTGATGGCTGTATCTTCAGGCTACACCATTCCCAACAGAAGTCCCTTTCACCCACCCTCGCATGTCAGACGCCTTGAGATCTGTTCATGCCACTTCTTGCTCTCGCTGCTCACCATTTTCAGTTGTCATAACACATCCCCAGGGCAGCGGTCCGACTCGCACAGCCCAAACCTGCCGCTCGGAAGAGAGAAGAAGTagggaagcagaaaaataagGCCTCCCTCAAACCATTTCTGAACAGTATTcatgtctctttctctctcaagGTCCTGGAGTTCTTTCAGTCTGTCTTTTATCTCTCACCCCCGAGGAAAGGCTGAGGTGCACTTACTGGTTTTCCTGCACACCTGAGCACCACAGCCAGTCGGATGCAAACTACGTAGAATTCTGTCCCCAGGTGCAGAGTGTGAGGTGCACATCTCCATATTCTGTGCATCTACAGTGGAATGTGTGGGTTCTATAAGCAGAGGCCCAGTGCCATTTATGTATCCATCTACACTTAAACACCATGTTAatataaaaatgtttatttgccTCTACTGGACCTGTCaggtttatttaaaatgaatacacGATTTAGACGTTAAGAGCAATAAATTTCGAACAGGTCGAGAGCTTTAACAGCTTCACATAAACTACAACATTGTGCAGTTgtctttattttggtttaaaaagTAAAAGCAGTTATAACCTGTGATGGGTCTAGGATGGGGTCCATGTTGATCTCCAGATGTTCATTTTTGCCTTCAGGTATTAATGGACGCCAAGAAGATTCAAACTTGCTAAAATCTGCTCACAACCCACAGAAAGGAAGTGGACcggtgagtttttttttttttttgttgagaCAGAACCTTTAAATCTACTTATTGTACATAATGTAACTTTTGTTGAACGTGTGCCtctgtgcgcgtgcacgtgcgtgcattcgtgcgtgcgtacgtgcacgTTGCCTGAGCATATCTTCAAAGAATGTTATTTCCTGGTTCCTGGCTTTGGGGCTTCCAACTGGAACCAAAGAAAATATAGCATCGGATCAATCTGTCCCTTCAGAAAACACCAGCGGAATTATTGTTTGCCAGAGGAATGAcgcacccctcacacacacgcacacgcacacacacgcacacacacgtacacacacgcattGACAATGTTTTGTTCATCAAAAGAAAATTACATGTTACTCAATATGTTCTATGAAACATAGCTAATTATGTTTTCCGTGCTATGTGATGTATCATAATTCAGCAATGATTGCTCAAGACAGACACAATAAAGAAGCCAATTATGAGAAGTAATTCGCCTCGGGTCAACAGTTTTTGGATACCAGTCATTTTTTTGGAGGCACGCTGATCTTCTTTCTACCCCTGGGGTGGATGATCCACTCGTCTTTGAAGCCGTGATGAGATGCTGAATGAAAGCAAATGAGGGCCTGTCAGACATGACAGGAGAGACTCATAAGCTCCCAGCGTCTCAGTGGACTCTGATTTAAAAGGTCAGGGGTGAGCGTCCTGTCACCCCGACcctcaacagcagcagaggacgtGCTGAGCAGCCACTCGCATCAGTGAGGAGCCTTCGTGTCCACCAGCGACCACAAAGATGGAACACTTTCGCAAAGAGACGCAAAATGGATGAAAAGACACAAAGTGTCTGAATTGTCCAGTAATTCTGCCCACTGCTGCAAGTACTGGATTTTATTTCCACATTTCTTTGCGTCGATTTATCGATTCCCAATGCGGTAGACTGATTTGTCTTCATGCAACTACTGAATTTTTAAATGACACTTGGTAATTAACGACGCCCACAGCTTAAACTCTCCCCCGAGGATTGTTTTTACCTTATTTGCTCCGTCTCGCTGGCTGCCTCTTCGCGCTGCCTGATGGCGATCAGCCTCGCCATTCCtcccctcttgtttttcttccctgctTTATTTTGTCTGACCCTAAAGAGCAGCGAGTGATCATACAGCTGTCAGCCACTCAGGCACACAGCCCCGCAGCCATACCACCTGGGACACGCACACCTCTCAAGATGAGAGGTGCTGTCCACCCCTGTGTTGGGATGATTGCTCATCCAGGATGGGAGCAGAACATCAAATGTCAATATGGCATGGAGCATTAAGCTGGGCTTCCCCTGCCTGACAGCACCTGTGAATGGGTCGACTGTGCATTATGTCGTGTCTATCTGGATAATTCCCGAGTGACATTTAATAAgggaaggaagacaaactaGCAAAGGTTCTGACGATAGGTATTCCAATAAATTCCAATCTTATTTCTCGGAGATGTTGTTGTCTGGGAgcacacacagctctgctgtTTATCAGTGTTTTCCCCTGTTGGACATTTTTGATCTGGGAAAGTTTTGCTTTGGTAATAATGGAGgtcagtgtgtgtatctgtgtgcgCAGCTGAGTTAAAGGCACAGCAGTACCAAATATTGCAATATTGAGGATAGGGAGTAGTTCATTTAGGTGCAGAGGGGTCTTATCGCGTCCTATCATCGTGGCTGCAATGTAAACCATGCAGTTAGCCCTGCAGGTGTttctgcagagcagcatgggAAAAGCCTCCTCCGTAATTTCCCGGTGAGGAGGTTCACAGGCGGCAAGCAAACAAGGGGAGTACATTTGAGAGACATTTGAAGGGCATCGCGttgtcaaaaataaaagaagccgcgctagcagagttctcctgtAGGCTCATGTTTGGCCCTATTTAAAGCGTCTACTGGTGTGCTGAATCAAACACAACAGTTGATTAATAGTCAAGCGTCACTGCTATAATCATCCGGCACCAGTGCTTTGATGTTCAtagattaattaaaaaagatTGATGATTTCATCTGCTGAGAGGAAAATTGACTGGATGGCTAGTGACGATGCTAATGCCATCACCGACATgctcataacaacaataattatcCAATAATGGGCACTGTTCTTGGATTTTACCTGTTCTCACCTGTTAGCATGCCAGAATTTGGGCATAAAAAGTTGCATCTGAGGTCGATGGTGACTCTCGCcggtcacacacacaaccagacacacacacaaacgcatgaAGGTGCTTATATTTTGCTTTTGAGGCCACCAGAAAACAAGAGTGGCAACGATAAATCAGAGGAGTCCAAACTGCTGatgaacttcctgtctgttggCTGACTGGGAGGGAGCGGTTCATCGTAAACCCGTGTTTgcttaaatgaaaatgaaagaaagacaTTTTTATCAATGATTTCAGCTTGGCTTGCTGCTCAATTGACCATCGCACATGTACACACTGTTTCAACATCCATATGTCCTGTCACCCATTGTGAGGAACTTTTACCGCCATCCCAGTCCACCCAGCCTCAGAGTCAGCCCCCCCATAGAGGTATGCACTCAGCCTTGTCGTAGCTCCAGGCTGTGCATGTTCTTGTTGTGGGTTGAGCAATTGCATTAGTCATTTCACATTCCGAATTCCTACCCTGTGCTGTATTCAAGactctttctccctcttcctctgcaccgctctcctcatcctcttcatcatttaaTTTTCTTTCAGTGCCATGTCAAGGTGCGGGGAGAAGGCCCAACACTGATGCTATCTCTTCAGAGGCGGAAATCTTGTAGGGTTTAGATGTTTGACCTGGGGCTCAGAGGTTCCGATTACAGGACAGGATTGTGCTTTATGTCCTTGAGCAAAGTATCTACCAAGCCCTCCACGCTTCAGTTAACAGCTACTGTTCTTACAAAAATAAGTGATGTATAAACCTGAAAGCCATGAACGTCACTTTGGAAAATCTCTTTTTGCTAAGCAACACAAATATAATACATATCTCAGCAAAAGCCCCGGCGAGAAGGTGCCAATTCATCTTCATCTATCAGAACGGCGTAGCATAGTAACCTTTACCTGAACCGGGCCCATTCAGACACAGGAGATTGTGTTACCGCCAGCTTCACCCTACATTTTCCATGACATTCAGTGTCTCGGGGTGACAGAGAGCAGCTCTAGCCGCTCTGACAGGTTGTAGACTGCAGCCCCACACCTGCACAGCAGCCCgaatccaaacacacacactcacacatcacTGGAGGTGACCACAGGTGTGCACATGCCAAGCGTGCACGCATATGCAAAAAAGGTTGTGCCCTCACCTGTCGGCTGCCAGGACTGTTTTAACCGCACACACGGGAGCCTGCACACTGCACCCCTGCTCCGTccaaccccccaccccgctCAAAGCAGCCACCCTCGGGGCTTGTGCGTGCGAATCCGGCTCTAGACTCGGTAGCCCCCATCGCCGCGCCCCCTCTGCTCAGGGTAGTGAGGGAAATGAAGGCTTTAGGAGTTCATtataaaacaacaacagcagcagcaggggatAGGCCTCCTGGGGCCACAAGCTTTGCCTTCCCATCCTTCCATCttcaacttttttcttttcttcatgtcCCTTAATACTGTAACTCCTTCAATATTCTCAAGCCCGGTCCCGCAGACTCACGCCGTCAcactcatcctcatcatcccaGAGCGGACGAAAACATACTGAAAACCACCGTATCCAAGTTAAACGAAGTTAAATATTGATCCGCGATATTATAATATCCGTTAATGTAGTAAGTCAATGGAGAGAGACAGGACACAAGTGGACTTATTTGACCTCCGGgatcagacagacagctgaCCAATTTACATTTATCGCTCAGCAGCTAAACTTGAGTATCCATGAGAAGTAAAGGACACTGATTTAAGATGGTTGTTCATTTCTGGCACATAAcgaaaccagaaaaaaaaaatctgaaaacgAAAAAAGTGCAACTCTAAGGAAAGTATTTAGAGAGAAAATGGTCACATTTCATGGATATTAAAGGAAATGTTTTATTCCGTTATCCCTATTCATCCCTTTTCTCTAATTACAATTGTCTTATCATCTCAGTACTTTACAAAATTCTCCTAAATAAAGCAACCCCCTCTACTCTGAATTAATTATAGGAACTTTATAGGTAATAAAAACTGCAATTGTTGTAATTGTCTTACAATCTGCTGCAGTAATTTAGGCCCTTTGGTTGGTGATTTAATAAGGAATAATAATCAGCAATCATCGTAATTAGAGAGCAACATCAAAAGCACCAGAGCCCACGATGTAAATAGCTCCTACAAAAGCCTTCTGTGGGAGGACGGTTCCCTGAAAACCAGGGGAAAGACCGGACGCACAGATAATAGCACGTTAGGGAGTCTCATCGTCATTCCAAAGCAGTCAAATGTAACTTTCTTATCATCAAATTGGGGTCAAATGCTGTGAGAGGGCCTTGTATGAGTTGTCGTGGTCGATGTACCAGCTGCCGCTAAATACGACCTCCTTGCATCAGACCCAGGCCTTTTCTTGGCCCGTCCTCAATAGCAAGGGAGTGTCAAGCAGTGTAAGCAGAAGTGTTGACCTGATAGATGTAGAGAACCGAATATCAAGCAGGTGTATTTCActattgctgctgtgtgtgcgtgcatgtgtgtgtgtgtgtgtgtgtgtatgtgtgtgagatggagggTGATTAAAAAGACCAAACGCATGCTTCTTACAAATGTCTATTTATTAACCTTCTTATAAATAAGAATATAATGcaacaagataaaaaaaattccaaatacattatatatatatatccaaaTTCAGACCTGTGCATGGAAATATGATGTATTTGAATGGATCCAAATCTTGAAACTATTTGCCAATGAATGAGATGAGGTAGTAAAATTTTCTATAGTTGTATGCCCAAAGCTCTGATTTGAGTTTTTATACATCACTCAAACATAAACCGGATCATAAAATGACGTTTTCAGGTCCGAGGTGCACTTTTGACCGACACACATGGACGGTAAGAGTTATCTTGGATGTAAGGATAAGAAAGTAAACAAAGCGATTTTCTTTGATTAGCAATTTTAAAGGGGAAAAGAGCACAATTAGCCCACTTCAAAGGCatttacaacccccccccccccaaaaaaaaaaagtggctgAATTAGGCCTAACCTAATGATTCAGTCAGGCTATTTTAAACATGAAAGTATGGTGTAATGTGAAATTGAGGGGAAACAAAGGAGGACCGGTGTGTCCTAAATCGTTTCTCAGTCTTTGTTTCCCTTGCTATTACCCGGCTATTTTCCTTTGTTCTGCTGAGCGTGCATTAGGATCCATGTCCAGATTTCCATAGACATTTCCATAAGAGCAACTGAAACCCAGCTTGCTTCTTCACACAATAACCCTGTTAATGGATGCCAGTGGGCTCAACCACCCCCCCAAAAGAGTCCAGTGATTCTGTTTTACTATATATTCAGAACAGCCTCTTGAACTTGCGTGAGTATTTACAGACTCGTATCACATGTAGCGAGAGCAACATAAGTGCTTTTTAATCAGGAAGGAACAATGAcagcagacagaaaagacagacaGGCGGCCTGGTTCCTTTTTTGAGGCCGTATTAGCCTCAGTGGCGACGCTCATTTACAAATACAAACAATAAATAGTCGAGTGGGAAGATTTAACGCAATTATGATACAGCAATGCCAGTGCCAGAGCTCCCCGGCGGAGAGGTGTTTGACTTTGTACTGCTGCTGGgatccagtccagtccagtacCTGTTACAGGAGCATGTTTCCCTTTGTCCCAGAAAAGTGGTGTTTCAGTGCATTTGAGGGGAGAAAGGCACGACAGGTATAAACCCATGGCGATGGCGGATAAACAGCAGTAATATACCATTACCCGTGCACATCCCTCTTCTGTAAAGACACGCTCGGGGTGGGCGATCCTGCGGCGTCTGTTAGAGGTCCAGCGTGTCGTTCCTGTGTTGGGTTTCTCCTATTGGGTCCGTTGTTATGGCTTTTTGCAGGTgtacacctcctcctctctcacacacgtcTGACACTCCACGTGGCAGCACCAGCGCACTTGGCAGTGGCAGGACAGGCTGGTGAGGTGCACGGCCGTGTTATAACCCCGTCCGCAGCACAGGCTCTGACAGCTGGTGTCTTTGGCGCAGGAGCGGCCGCCTGTACCCGGGGAGTAGCGCGAGGCCCTGCAGAAGCTGGGGGACTCTTCCAGGTAAACCAGGTCAGTAGTTCGCAGGTTCTGGCTGTGGCGACGGGGGCCCGCCAGCTCCGTCTCTCCGGTGGCTGCGTTGGTGACGCTCAGCACGCGCACGGCGTTGTCGTAGCGATACTTCAGCAGGCGCCCGGTGTCGTGGAAAGGAGCCAGCTGCTTCCAACAAGTCCGTACAGCGCAGGAGCCAGAGACGCCGTGACACTTGCAGGTTGTTTTCAGGCCGCTCTTCACCGCCTGAAATTgaagggggaagaggaagaaatgtCAGTTCCTTCAGTTTGATTCATTACTTGGTTTATCTGGAAGATCTATGTGGACACATGAGCTAGTTTCCtgaagggtggggggtggggtggtgttGCCTTTAGTCCACGGGCCAAAATTTTTGACATAATAAATTGAAGGAGGGTGTTGGCAAGCCATATTTCTTTTACTTTGCATTTTTCACTTGGACAGGTCTTGTTGCGCCCCCCCGGACCCCAACCCCCCAGTCTGCTCATCTCCCGTCTATCTTGGCTAAAGCCTGAGGCACAGGTGACAATCAGTGCAGACGCTGGAATCTCTCCACCCTGTTCTTTGCACATGCCTGCTCATGGAAAACAGTGATAAGAATTTTTGCTGTGCGCAAAGTGCCAAAATACATAGAGTGGCGCTGTGTGATTTGGGTTAATAGTTCACTGAGCTTGATGGTCAGTGATGAGATGTGCAATCACTCAGCCTGATGGGCTGCTGTCTTGGCAGAGGCCAGAGACAGGTCAACGGGCAGAGCCAGAGGCGACCTGCAGGGAGAAAACTTCTGCTCAGTTCCTCCCTTTGCAGGTATGAACCCCTCGGGGGGGCTTCAAAGGACCATTACAGCGCGACGGCGGGGGCCTGACCACTTCAGCTTTTTGTTCGAGTGTCTCTGGGTCTGTTTTTTGCTCGCATCGGTGTAAAGTGAGGAAAACATTTCACTCAACCAAGATAAGGCAGTTCCTTCCTGTTGCGTGTGTTTGTCTTCTGCCTCCACCATCTCTGGCTCTAGGTGTGCGCTACGGCGGCGGGACCTCGGGGGCCCGTGTTTGCAGAGCTCCACAGTGACGGTTATTAACATTAGGTGAATTTATGGAGAGCACAATGATCCAGTGAGTGGGAAAAAATGCATGCTCGTATATTAAAACGAGGCCAGAGTTATAATCTTGCTGTGCCATGTGAGGCCTTTAATTTTCAGCAAGCTTTATCATGCCTGGGAACACCTGGCTCCAGCGATCCTGCAGCCGTCCCGTCTAGGTGTTGGGCTGCCTCACCCTCTGCCTCCTCGCACCGAGGCCGGTGACAGCAGCCTGGGAATCAAAGGGGGCGTTTGTCTGGCCCTCCAAATGTTTGGTATTACAAAGCTGCATCCTGCCATGCTGCAGAAGATACCACTGCAATGATTTACAGTTTACGTAAGGAGGACATTTTACCGTGAGAGACAAAGGTCTGGACAGACCGCTGGACATTTACGGCGCGTTTCTTTTGAATCGCACTCACCCGAATCCCAACGTTGATGTTTTGGGCATCGACCTGAGCCCTCAGGTCTTTGCTGACCTTCTTCTGGCCGAGGAACTTTTTGAGGAACTTGGTGCTGTATTTCAGGTTGTCACCGCAGACCCCCCACTGCCACGCTTCCCGGTGTTGGATGCCGGGGGATTCGTCGCACGTGCACCTCTCCATTCGGCCTGAGCTGCACGCTTTAGCAAGTGCATGTGTCAGAGCAGCGGAGGACACGGCCAGCAGAAAGGCGGTCTCCTTGAAGGCTGACATAAAGGGACAAAATGCAGAATTGTAAATAAAAATGCGGTTTGGATTTTATGTAGCAAACCT from Takifugu flavidus isolate HTHZ2018 chromosome 18, ASM371156v2, whole genome shotgun sequence encodes:
- the wnt9b gene encoding protein Wnt-9b, with protein sequence MRSRLPRTACLLRLVALCILLAHSAAYFGLTGREPLVLLPGPFSNEPPTGKAHLKQCEQMSLTRRQKRLCRREPGLAEALRESVRLSLLECRYQFRNERWNCSLDGRGSLLKRAFKETAFLLAVSSAALTHALAKACSSGRMERCTCDESPGIQHREAWQWGVCGDNLKYSTKFLKKFLGQKKVSKDLRAQVDAQNINVGIRAVKSGLKTTCKCHGVSGSCAVRTCWKQLAPFHDTGRLLKYRYDNAVRVLSVTNAATGETELAGPRRHSQNLRTTDLVYLEESPSFCRASRYSPGTGGRSCAKDTSCQSLCCGRGYNTAVHLTSLSCHCQVRWCCHVECQTCVREEEVYTCKKP